In Brachypodium distachyon strain Bd21 chromosome 2, Brachypodium_distachyon_v3.0, whole genome shotgun sequence, one genomic interval encodes:
- the LOC112270824 gene encoding uncharacterized protein LOC112270824: protein MRVDDEPDNYWFHVLVREWGQLCIFMYIGWNFRIPEASLHLPVTPLMKSNWEITMPPIYSVEMDAADFRGLVSDQWHVGVRTSHDNLCCSSQPLLVQVQNHIPKVSRTTIASGFS from the exons ATGAGGGTCGATGATGAACCAGACAACTACTGGTTCCACGTGTTGGTGCGTGAGTGGGGGCAGTTATGCATCTTCATGTATATCGG GTGGAACTTCAGGATCCCCGAGGCATCGCTCCATCTGCCGGTTACGCCCCTGATGAAATCAAACTGGGAGATCACCATGCCTCCCATTTACAGTGTG GAAATGGACGCAGCCGATTTCAGAGGCCTCGTCTCAGATCAATGGCATGTGGGGGTG AGGACTTCCCATGACAACTTATGTTGTTCTTCGCAGCCGTTGCTGGTGCAAGTTCAGAATCATATCCCAAAGGTTTCTCGTACCACCATAGCTTCAGGTTTCAGTTGA